One segment of Brassica napus cultivar Da-Ae chromosome C3, Da-Ae, whole genome shotgun sequence DNA contains the following:
- the LOC106384384 gene encoding cytochrome P450 705A22-like gives MAATISFDFQNYLLIIFLCSLAAIYIFARFFKKPKDGFDLPPSPPSLPIIGHLYLFLSPLIHKSLQRISNKYGPLLHLRIFNYTILLVSSPTALYEIIKAHDVNMSSRGLAPFKESLTFGTSGFVMAPYGDYWKFMKKLVVMNLTGMQTQQQSRSARAVEVERLYMKLLDKSRKKESVDIHKEVKGLVSNILFKMTLGRSCLEENSEAEKVTQLSDQIFILSKKLFLAHILKEPLEKIGISLYRKETMSVSDKLDELLERIIGERKEKLDKDQGTDLLDTLLSAYRDENAEYKLTMNHIKAKISFFVELFVGGTDTSSSTIQWIMAEIINSPNTLRKLRKEIDSVVGRTRMIQETDLPKLPFLEAVFKEGLRLHGPSPLLIRKFQEGYKIRGGFYIPENTTLVVNAYAIMRDPNFWEDPDEFKPERFMGDLKPEEEARREQALRYIPFGIGRRACTGEKLSGIFVRTVIGVMVQCFDWEIKGDKVNMEEAGGRIFLGMAHPLECTPSPRALNHPLPSHLISSSST, from the exons ATGGCAGCAACCATCAGCTTTGACTTTCAAAACTATCTCCTCATAATATTCCTATGCTCTTTGGCAGCCATATATATTTTTGCTCGCTTTTTCAAGAAACCAAAAGATGGTTTTGATCTGCCCCCGAGCCCTCCTTCTCTGCCCATCATTGGTCATCTTTACCTTTTCCTCTCTCCTCTAATCCACAAGTCCTTGCAGAGAATCTCCAACAAGTATGgacctcttcttcatctccgTATCTTCAACTACACTATACTCCTTGTATCCTCTCCCACAGCGCTCTACGAGATCATCAAGGCCCATGACGTGAACATGTCGTCTCGAGGCCTAGCTCCGTTCAAAGAGTCGCTCACTTTTGGAACTTCCGGCTTCGTCATGGCTCCTTATGGAGACTActggaagttcatgaagaagcTAGTGGTCATGAATCTGACTGGAATGCAAACACAACAGCAGTCACGAAGCGCCCGTGCGGTTGAGGTAGAGCGGTTATACATGAAGCTGCTAGATAAGTCTAGGAAGAAGGAGAGCGTTGACATTCATAAGGAAGTAAAAGGACTCGTTAGCAACATCCTCTTCAAGATGACCTTGGGAAGGAGTTGCTTAGAGGAGAACAGTGAAGCGGAGAAAGTCACACAACTGTCTGACCAGATATTTATCTTGTCGAAGAAGCTTTTCTTGGCACATATTCTGAAAGAGCCGCTTGAGAAGATTGGGATCTCACTGTACAGAAAAGAGACAATGAGTGTTTCCGACAAATTAGATGAGCTGTTGGAGAGAATTATTGGAGAACGCAAAGAGAAACTAGACAAGGATCAAGGCACGGACTTATTGGACACATTATTGTCAGCTTATCGAGATGAAAATGCAGAGTACAAGCTCACTATGAACCACATCAAGGCA AAAATAAGCTTTTTTGTA GAACTTTTCGTAGGAGGCACTGACACGAGTTCATCAACAATTCAGTGGATAATGGCAGAGATCATTAACAGCCCTAACACTCTTAGGAAGCTAAGAAAAGAAATTGATTCGGTTGTAGGGAGAACAAGGATGATTCAAGAAACCGATCTACCAAAACTGCCTTTCTTAGAAGCGGTGTTTAAGGAAGGGCTAAGACTACACGGGCCTTCGCCTCTCTTGATAAGGAAGTTCCAAGAAGGGTATAAGATCAGAGGAGGGTTCTACATACCGGAGAACACAACACTTGTAGTCAATGCTTATGCTATAATGAGAGATCCAAATTTCTGGGAAGATCCTGATGAGTTCAAGCCAGAGAGGTTTATGGGTGATTTAAAACCAGAAGAAGAGGCGAGAAGAGAACAAGCACTGAGATACATTCCTTTTGGGATTGGAAGGAGAGCTTGTACTGGGGAAAAACTATCTGGCATCTTTGTACGAACAGTAATAGGAGTGATGGTGCAGTGCTTTGACTGGGAAATTAAAGGAGATAAAGTTAACATGGAAGAGGCTGGTGGAAGAATCTTCTTGGGCATGGCTCATCCCCTTGAGTGCACTCCTTCTCCTCGAGCCCTAAACCATCCTTTACCTTCCCATTTGATAAGTTCGAGCTCCACTTAA